In a genomic window of Argonema galeatum A003/A1:
- the glgA gene encoding glycogen synthase GlgA — translation MRILFVAAEAAPLAKVGGMGDVVGALPKVLKKMGHDVRIFMPYYGFMPDKIDIPKSPIWYGTAMMQNFAVYETVFPNSDVPLYLFGHPSFWPRRIYYGDDEDWRFTLFANGAAEFAWNYWKPHIIHCHDWHTGMIPVWMQEDTDIKTIFTIHNLAYQGPWRWRLEQITWCPWYMQGHNTMSAAVQSADWVNTVSPTYADQIKTPAYGEQMEGLLSYVSGKLNGILNGIDTQSYDPATDKHLAKNYTVDTIEDRRFNKVALQEELGLEVNGSVFLFGLVSRLVEQKGIDLIIQVLDRFMAYTDAQFVVLGLGDPYYENQMWQIATRYRGRMSAYILQSDALARRIYAGTDAFLMPSRFEPCGISQMLAMRYGCVPIVRRTGGLVDTVSHHEPMDHEGTGFCFDRYEPLDLYTSMVRTWESFRYKKEWRELQQRGMRMDFSWDKSAQEYDQLYRSLVGSLPPEPTPEPQPQLAKIAIP, via the coding sequence ATGCGGATTCTATTTGTTGCAGCTGAAGCAGCACCCCTGGCTAAAGTAGGCGGCATGGGGGATGTCGTCGGGGCATTACCCAAAGTCCTAAAAAAAATGGGGCATGATGTCCGAATATTCATGCCCTACTATGGCTTTATGCCCGACAAAATAGACATACCAAAATCGCCTATCTGGTATGGCACAGCGATGATGCAAAACTTCGCTGTCTACGAGACGGTCTTTCCAAATAGCGATGTACCCCTGTACCTATTTGGTCATCCCTCCTTCTGGCCGCGCCGCATCTACTACGGAGATGATGAAGATTGGCGGTTCACCTTGTTTGCCAATGGGGCCGCTGAATTTGCCTGGAACTATTGGAAGCCACATATTATCCACTGTCACGACTGGCACACCGGCATGATTCCAGTGTGGATGCAGGAAGACACGGACATCAAAACCATTTTCACAATTCACAACTTGGCTTATCAAGGGCCGTGGCGCTGGCGGTTAGAGCAGATTACTTGGTGCCCCTGGTATATGCAGGGTCATAATACAATGTCCGCTGCCGTTCAGTCTGCCGACTGGGTAAACACCGTTTCTCCCACTTATGCCGACCAGATCAAGACCCCTGCTTACGGCGAACAGATGGAAGGCTTGTTATCCTACGTCAGCGGTAAGTTAAACGGCATCCTCAACGGGATCGACACTCAGAGTTACGACCCTGCGACGGACAAACACTTAGCCAAAAATTACACTGTTGATACGATCGAGGATCGCCGTTTCAACAAGGTTGCTCTCCAGGAAGAACTGGGCTTAGAGGTGAACGGTAGCGTCTTTTTGTTTGGTTTGGTATCACGTTTGGTAGAACAGAAGGGCATCGACTTAATCATTCAGGTGCTAGACCGCTTCATGGCCTACACTGACGCACAATTTGTTGTTTTGGGCTTGGGCGATCCTTATTACGAAAACCAAATGTGGCAGATTGCCACCCGTTACCGTGGTCGGATGTCAGCTTACATCCTTCAGAGCGATGCTTTAGCCAGACGGATTTACGCGGGTACTGATGCTTTCTTGATGCCCAGTCGCTTCGAGCCTTGTGGGATTAGCCAAATGCTGGCGATGCGCTACGGTTGTGTACCAATTGTGCGTCGTACCGGCGGTTTAGTTGATACCGTCTCCCACCACGAACCGATGGACCATGAGGGTACGGGTTTCTGTTTCGATCGCTATGAACCGCTAGACCTTTACACCTCTATGGTGCGGACATGGGAGAGCTTCCGGTATAAAAAAGAATGGCGCGAACTGCAACAGCGGGGTATGCGGATGGACTTCAGCTGGGATAAATCAGCCCAGGAGTACGACCAATTGTACCGCTCCCTAGTTGGCTCGCTCCCGCCGGAACCGACACCAGAGCCACAGCCACAGTTAGCAAAAATAGCAATTCCCTAA
- a CDS encoding lysozyme inhibitor LprI family protein produces MRKFLLATASTVTFFGLGIAALADVRVAQQPNCNDPQTQSEMNACAGISYQNADRKLNQVYQQLLPKLPAARKQKLVTAQQAWLRFRDASCVFERSEVEGGTMAPMIYSGCLATVTEQRTKDLERYLDSVNNR; encoded by the coding sequence ATGCGTAAATTTTTACTAGCAACAGCAAGCACTGTAACTTTCTTCGGTTTGGGAATAGCTGCCTTAGCAGACGTGCGGGTAGCTCAACAGCCTAACTGCAACGATCCTCAAACTCAAAGCGAAATGAACGCTTGTGCCGGAATATCCTATCAGAATGCAGATAGAAAGCTGAATCAAGTTTATCAGCAACTGCTGCCCAAGTTGCCAGCTGCGCGAAAACAAAAATTAGTTACAGCACAGCAGGCTTGGCTTAGATTTCGAGATGCCAGTTGTGTTTTTGAAAGAAGTGAAGTTGAGGGAGGAACTATGGCTCCCATGATTTATAGTGGCTGTCTGGCAACTGTCACGGAGCAAAGAACAAAAGACTTGGAGAGATATTTGGATTCCGTAAATAACAGATAA
- the hemC gene encoding hydroxymethylbilane synthase, which yields MSPAVSAPPRTIRIASRKSQLALVQTYWVQEQLQKHFPDRTFEVHTMSTQGDKILDVALAKIGDKGLFTKELEVGMLNNETDFAVHSLKDLPTKLPEGLFLGCVTERENPADALVVHEKYKDKQIDTLPEGAVVGTSSLRRLAQVRYHFPHLTFKDIRGNVNTRLAKLDAGEFDAIILAVAGLQRLGMADRIHQIIPPEISLHAVGQGALGIECRSDDTEVLSLIKVLEHAPTAQRCYAERAFLRELEGGCQVPIGINTQIEGDTLTLTGMVASLDGKQLIKDIISGTVSEAEKLGIELAQRLRQQGAQEILDRIIAEVRHQ from the coding sequence ATGTCCCCTGCCGTTTCCGCTCCTCCCCGCACCATTCGCATCGCTTCGCGCAAAAGCCAACTCGCGTTAGTGCAAACCTATTGGGTGCAAGAACAACTCCAGAAACACTTTCCCGACAGAACCTTTGAAGTCCACACCATGAGTACCCAAGGCGACAAAATACTCGATGTCGCCTTAGCTAAGATTGGGGATAAGGGACTATTCACCAAAGAACTCGAAGTGGGAATGCTCAATAACGAGACAGATTTTGCCGTCCATTCCCTCAAAGACTTGCCCACCAAATTGCCAGAAGGCTTATTTTTAGGTTGCGTCACCGAACGGGAAAACCCAGCAGACGCCCTCGTAGTGCATGAAAAATACAAAGATAAGCAAATAGACACCTTGCCAGAGGGTGCTGTGGTGGGAACATCCTCCCTGCGACGACTAGCGCAAGTGCGTTACCACTTCCCTCACTTGACTTTTAAAGATATTCGGGGTAATGTGAACACGCGACTGGCGAAGCTGGATGCGGGTGAGTTCGACGCGATTATTTTGGCGGTGGCGGGGTTGCAAAGATTGGGAATGGCCGATCGCATCCACCAAATCATCCCACCAGAAATATCCCTCCACGCAGTCGGACAAGGAGCCTTGGGGATCGAATGCCGTAGCGACGACACCGAAGTGCTATCTTTAATCAAAGTATTAGAACACGCTCCCACCGCCCAACGCTGCTACGCAGAGAGAGCATTTTTACGAGAACTAGAAGGCGGTTGTCAAGTGCCGATCGGCATTAACACCCAAATTGAAGGCGACACCCTTACCTTAACCGGAATGGTTGCCAGTCTCGATGGCAAGCAGTTAATCAAAGATATCATTAGCGGTACTGTTAGCGAAGCTGAAAAACTAGGCATAGAACTAGCACAACGCTTACGCCAACAGGGAGCCCAAGAAATATTGGATCGAATCATTGCCGAAGTCAGACACCAATAA
- a CDS encoding Uma2 family endonuclease codes for MFVLKYPVEQTDPPLSPRETLPTMYDLPSEDPEEPGLPDEFHDLQPQLLSFTFRPQNYFPDRVFCGSDMNLYYDVRHQNWYKRPDWFGVVGVPRLYDEQDLRLSYVVWQEGISPLAVVELLSPGTEKEDLGETPSEVNKSPTKWEVYERILRVPYYVVFNRYTNQLRAFTLSSGRYQELILTEPRVWMTTVELGLGLWQGEYQGINRLWLRWYDVEGNWIPTDAEAAQQQADIERQRTQEAEQRTQEAEQRAQEAEQRAQEAELRAEYLAQRLRDLGIEL; via the coding sequence ATGTTTGTGTTGAAGTATCCTGTTGAGCAAACCGATCCGCCTCTCTCTCCCAGGGAAACTCTGCCCACGATGTACGATCTACCTAGCGAAGACCCAGAGGAACCCGGTTTGCCTGACGAATTTCACGATTTGCAACCTCAACTGCTGAGTTTCACTTTCCGTCCGCAGAACTATTTCCCCGATCGGGTATTTTGCGGTAGTGACATGAACTTATATTACGATGTTCGTCACCAAAACTGGTATAAACGACCCGATTGGTTTGGAGTTGTGGGAGTACCGAGGCTTTATGACGAGCAAGATTTACGCTTGAGTTATGTAGTTTGGCAAGAAGGAATTAGTCCTTTGGCTGTGGTGGAATTACTGTCCCCCGGTACAGAGAAGGAAGATTTGGGAGAGACACCTAGTGAGGTGAATAAATCCCCAACTAAGTGGGAAGTTTATGAGCGGATTTTGCGAGTGCCTTACTATGTTGTATTTAATCGTTATACTAACCAGCTACGAGCATTTACTCTCTCATCTGGTCGTTATCAAGAGTTAATTTTGACTGAACCAAGAGTTTGGATGACGACTGTTGAATTGGGTTTGGGATTGTGGCAAGGAGAGTATCAAGGAATTAATCGGTTGTGGTTGCGCTGGTATGATGTTGAAGGAAACTGGATTCCAACTGATGCTGAAGCCGCACAGCAACAAGCCGATATCGAGCGACAACGAACTCAAGAAGCCGAACAACGAACCCAAGAAGCCGAACAACGCGCTCAAGAAGCCGAACAACGCGCCCAAGAAGCTGAGCTACGCGCTGAATATCTAGCTCAGCGGTTGCGAGATTTAGGGATAGAACTGTAG